The following coding sequences are from one Delphinus delphis chromosome 19, mDelDel1.2, whole genome shotgun sequence window:
- the WDR81 gene encoding WD repeat-containing protein 81 isoform X1, with amino-acid sequence MALGSRGREVALTTEAEGWSPPPSPDMEKLLRSVERDLNIDARQLAPAPGGTHVVALVPARWLASLRERRLPPGPCPRAEGLGEAEVRTLLQRSVQRLPPGWTRVEVHGLRKQRLSYPLGSLPFEEGSGSPETLTRFMQDVAAQNYRNLWRHAYHTYGQPYSHSPAPAAVPALDSVRQALQRVYGCPFLPVGEAPQCPSHARDGPCPPRGSPASPSLLRAEALLESPEMLYVVHPYVQFCLHDVVAFSPAKLANSQAKVLFILFRVLRAMDACHRQGLACGALSLHHIAVDEKLCSELRLDLSAYEKLREEEDEEISVARKGAGLEPGEEGGGGPGCPTCQEELRDLVLDWVHGRISNFHYLMQLNRLAGRRQGDPNYHPVLPWVVDFTTPRGRFRDLRKSKFRLNKGDKQLDFTYEMTRQAFVAGGAGGGEPPHVPHHISDVLSDITYYVYKARRTPRSVLCGHVRAQWEPHEYPASMERMQSWTPDECIPEFYTDPSIFCSIHPDMPDLDVPAWCSSSQEFVAAHRALLESREVSQDLHHWIDLTFGYKLQGKEAVKEKNVCLHLVDAHTHLTSYGVVQLFDQPHPRRLAGAPALAPEPPLIPRLLFQTIQESTGREDFPAQLANGTGRPVLEAAPREAAWARDMPVVGEDDLEQATEALDSISLTGKAGDQLGPSSSSSSSHAPPGLLPFSGASTSRPGRRNKAAGVDPGEGEEGKILLPEGFGPLQALEEVEKLGNFLTKGLGGRLEVPPQPQVQRAVLLRDLFHRDMQALGVLLAEMVFATRIRTLPPDAPLWVRFEAVRGLCTRHPKEVPVSLQPVLDTLLQLSGRQGPVVAGRGKLDPLFEYRPVSQGLPPPCPAQLLSPFSSVVPFPSYFPALHKFILLYQARRVEDEAQGRELVFALWQQLGAVLGDITPEGLEILLPFVLSLMSEEHTAVYTAWYLFEPVAKALGPKNANRYLLKPLIGAYESPCRLHGRFYLYTDCFVAQLMVRLGLQAFLVHLLPHVLQVLAGVEASQEESKGLAGAAEDEESGLPGARPSSCAFGEEIQMDGEPAASSGLGLLDYTSGVSFHDQADLPETEDFQAGLYVAESPQPQEAEAVSLGRLSDKSSSSETSLGEERVADEGGAPVDKSSLRSGDSSQDLKQSEGSEEEEEEEEGCVVLDEGEGEGEQDEVPEASELTLSNTVLSMDTVVAGDGGADGEEEEEPLTEQSEGKEQKILLDTACKMVRWLSAKLGPTVASRHVARNLLRLLTSCYVGPTQQQFTVSSGESPPLNVGNIYQKRPVLGDLVSGPVLSCLLHVAHLYGEPVLTYQYLPYISYLVAPGSTSGPSRLNSRKEAGLLAAVTLTQKIIVYLSDTTLMDILPRISHEVLLPVLSFLTSLVTGFPSGAQARTVLCMKTISLIALICLRIGQEMVQQHLSEPVATFFQIFSQLHELRHQDLKLESVGRSEGQLPKVAFSDGQLRLVDPTLLDELQKVFTLEMAYTIYVPFSCLLGDIIRKIVPNHELVGELAGLYLESMSPSHRSPASVEPTAPSTGPEWDPQGGGCPQDDGHSGTFGSVLVGNRIQIPDDSQPESPGPLGPISGVGGGDLSSQSEDNVLKRKLPRSVHGLSGNWLAHWQYEIGVNQQDAHFRFHQIRLQSFPGHSGAVKCVVPLSSEDFFLSGSKDRTVRLWPLYNSGDGTSETASRLVYAQHRKSVFFVGQLEAPQCVVSCDGAVHVWDPFTGKTLRMVEPSDSRVPLTAVAVMPAPHTSITMASSDSTLRFVDCRKPGLQHEFRLSSGLNPGLVRSLAVSPSGRSVVAGFSSGFMVLLDTRTGLVLRGWPAHEGDILQIKAVEGSVLVSSSSDHSLTVWKELEQKPTHHYKSTSDPIHTFDLYGSEVVTGTVANKIGVCSLLEPPSQATTKLSSENFRGTLTSLALLPTKRHLLLGSDNGVIRLLA; translated from the exons ATGGCCCTGGGGAGCAGGGGGCGGGAAGTCGCTCTTACCACCGAGGCCGAGGGCTGGTCACCGCCCCCGAGCCCCGACATGGAGAAGCTGCTCCGGAGCGTGGAGAGAGACCTGAACATCGATGCCCGGCAGCTGGCTCCAGCCCCGGGGGGCACCCACGTGGTGGCCCTAGTGCCTGCGCGCTGGCTGGCCAGCCTCCGCGAGCGCCGGCTGCCCCCGGGACCGTGTCCCCGCGCTGAAGGCCTGGGCGAAGCGGAAGTCAGAACTCTCCTGCAACGCTCCGTGCAGAGGCTGCCGCCCGGTTGGACGCGAGTGGAGGTACACGGGCTGCGGAAACAGAGGCTCTCCTACCCGCTGGGCTCCCTGCCTTTTGAGGAGGGGTCCGGCAGCCCGGAGACCCTCACTCGCTTCATGCAGGATGTGGCTGCCCAGAATTATCGCAACCTGTGGCGCCACGCATATCACACTTATGGGCAGCCCTATAGTCACAGTCCTGCCCCTGCAGCTGTCCCTGCCCTGGACTCAGTACGACAAGCTCTGCAGAGGGTCTATGGTTGCCCCTTCCTGCCAGTGGGCGAAGCTCCCCAGTGCCCATCACATGCCAGAGATGGCCCCTGTCCTCCTCGGGGCAGCCCTGCCTCTCCCAGTCTTCTGAGAGCTGAGGCGCTGTTGGAGTCGCCAGAGATGTTGTATGTGGTGCACCCCTACGTGCAGTTCTGCCTGCACGATGTGGTCGCCTTCAGCCCTGCCAAGCTGGCCAACAGCCAAGCCAAGGTGCTCTTCATTCTCTTCCGCGTGCTGAGGGCCATGGACGCCTGTCACCGCCAGGGACTGGCCTGTGGGGCCCTGTCTTTGCACCACATCGCTGTAGATGAGAAGCTTTGCAGTGAGCTACGGCTGGACCTGAGCGCTTACgagaagctcagagaggaggAGGATGAGGAGATCTCTGTAGCAAGAAAGGGGGCAGGCCTTGagcctggagaggagggaggagggggacctGGGTGTCCCACCTGCCAGGAGGAACTTAGGGACCTCGTGCTAGACTGGGTCCACGGCCGCATCAGCAACTTCCACTACCTCATGCAGCTGAATCGGTTGGCAGGTCGGCGGCAGGGGGACCCCAACTACCACCCAGTGCTGCCCTGGGTGGTGGACTTCACCACGCCCCGGGGGCGCTTCCGAGACCTGCGCAAGTCCAAGTTCCGCCTCAACAAGGGGGATAAACAGCTGGACTTCACGTATGAGATGACGCGGCAGGCGTTTGTGGCAGGTggcgcggggggcggggagccACCGCACGTTCCTCACCACATCTCTGACGTGCTTTCTGACATCACATACTATGTGTACAAAGCTCGGCGCACACCCCGGTCGGTGCTCTGTGGACACGTGCGGGCGCAGTGGGAGCCCCATGAGTATCCTGCAAGCATGGAGCGTATGCAGAGCTGGACACCTGATGAGTGCATCCCCGAGTTCTACACCGATCCCTCCATCTTCTGCTCCATCCACCCTGACATGCCTGACCTGGACGTGCCGGCCTGGTGCAGCTCCAGCCAGGAGTTCGTGGCTGCCCACCGGGCGCTGCTGGAGAGCCGAGAGGTGTCCCAGGACCTACACCACTGGATTGACCTCACCTTTGGCTACAAACTCCAGGGCAAGGAGGCCGTGAAGGAGAAGAATGTGTGTCTGCACCTGGTGGACGCCCACACGCACCTGACCAGCTACGGCGTGGTGCAGCTCTTTGACCAGCCGCACCCCCGGCGCCTGGCCGGGGCCCCTGCTCTGGCCCCTGAGCCTCCACTCATCCCCAGGCTGTTGTTCCAGACCATCCAGGAGAGCACAGGCCGGGAGGACTTCCCAGCACAGCTTGCGAATGGAACGGGCAGGCCGGTTTTGGAGGCCGCTCCCCGTGAGGCTGCCTGGGCCAGGGACATGCCCGTGGTGGGGGAGGATGACTTGGAGCAGGCCACAGAAGCTCTGGATTCCATCTCCCTCACTGGGAAGGCAGGTGACCAGCtgggcccctcctcctcctcctcttctagtCACGCCCCTCCAGGCCTCCTGCCTTTCTCGGGGGCCTCAACCTCTCGACCAGGCCGCCGGAACAAAGCTGCTGGGGTAGACCCCGGGGAAGGTGAGGAGGGCAAGATTCTTCTTCCGGAGGGCTTCGGTCCTCTGCAGGCTCTGGAAGAGGTGGAGAAGCTGGGCAACTTCTTGACCAAAGGCCTGGGGGGCCGCTTGGAGGTGCCTCCGCAGCCCCAGGTCCAGCGCGCCGTGCTGCTGCGGGACCTCTTCCATCGGGACATGCAGGCGCTGGGCGTCCTGCTGGCTGAGATGGTGTTTGCCACCAGGATCCGGACGCTGCCGCCTGATGCGCCTTTGTGGGTACGCTTCGAGGCTGTTCGGGGGCTCTGCACACGCCATCCCAAGGAGGTCCCTGTGTCTCTGCAGCCCGTGCTGGACACGCTCCTGCAGCTCAGTGGCCGTCAAGGCCCCGTGGTTGCAGGGAGGGGCAAGCTGGACCCGCTGTTCGAGTACAGGCCCGTCTCCCAGGGGTTGCCCCCGCCCTGCCCGGCCCAGCTCCTCAGCCCCTTCAGCTCCGTGGTTCCCTTCCCTTCGTACTTCCCCGCGCTGCACAAGTTCATCCTCTTGTACCAGGCAAGGCGCGTGGAGGACGAGGCCCAGGGGCGGGAGCTGGTCTTTGCTCTGTGGCAGCAACTGGGTGCCGTTTTGGGTGACATCACCCCCGAGGGCCTGGAGATCTTGCTGCCTTTTGTGCTGTCGCTCATGTCTGAGGAGCACACAGCCGTGTATACGGCCTGGTACCTATTTGAACCTGTTGCCAAGGCACTGGGCCCCAAAAATGCTAACAGGTACCTACTGAAGCCGCTCATTGGTGCCTACGAGAGCCCCTGCCGGCTACACGGGCGCTTCTACCTGTACACCGACTGCTTTGTGGCCCAGCTGATGGTGCGGCTGGGCCTGCAGGCCTTTCTCGTCCACCTGCTGCCCCACGTCCTGCAGGTGCTGGCGGGTGTGGAGGCCTCCCAGGAAGAAAGCAAGGGCCTGGCGGGGGCTGCAGAGGATGAGGAAAGTGGGCTCCCGGGGGCCAGGCCTAGCTCCTGTGCCTTTGGGGAGGAGATCCAGATGGACGGGGAGCCTGCTGCCTCCTCGGGCCTGGGGCTCCTGGACTACACGTCTGGCGTCAGCTTCCACGACCAGGCCGACCTCCCCGAGACAGAGGACTTCCAGGCCGGGCTCTACGTGGCCGagtcccctcagccccaggaGGCTGAGGCCGTGAGCCTGGGCCGGCTGAGTGACAAGAGCAGCAGCAGCGAGACATCCCTGGGCGAGGAGCGGGTGGCAGACGAGGGGGGCGCCCCGGTGGACAAGAGCAGCCTCAGGTCGGGTGACAGCAGCCAGGACTTGAAGCAAAGCGAGGGCtccgaggaggaagaggaggaggaggagggctgtGTGGTGTTGgacgagggggagggggagggggagcaggatGAGGTCCCCGAGGCGTCTGAGCTCACGCTGTCCAACACGGTGCTGTCCATGGATACGGTCGTGGCCGGTGACGGCGGGGCTGacggggaggaagaagaggaaccaCTGACCGAGCAGTCGGAGGGCAAAGAGCAGAAGATCCTTCTTG ATACGGCCTGCAAGATGGTCCGCTGGCTGTCCGCCAAGCTCGGCCCCACCGTGGCCTCTCGCCACGTGGCCCGGAACCTGCTCCGCCTGCTGACGTCGTGTTATGTGG GGCCCACCCAGCAGCAGTTCACCGTGAGCAGTGGCGAGAGCCCCCCGCTGAACGTGGGCAACATCTACCAGAAGAGACCAGTACTGGGCGATCTAGTATCGGGGCCTGTGCTCAGCTGCCTCCTCCACGTCGCCCACCTGTACGGGGAGCCCGTCCTCACCTACCAGTACCTGCCCTACATCAGCTACCTG GTGGCCCCGGGTAGTACCTCAGGCCCCAGTCGACTGAACAGCCGCAAGGAGGCGGGGCTGCTGGCAGCGGTGACTCTGACCCAGAAGATCATCGTGTACCTCTCAGACACCACCCTCATGGACATCCTGCCCCGTATCAGCCACGAGGTCTTGCTGCCCGTGCTCAGCTTCCTCACTTCCCTCGTCACGGG GTTCCCAAGTGGAGCCCAGGCCCGGACTGTCCTGTGTATGAAAACCATTAGCCTCATCGCCCTCATCTGCCTGCGCATCGGACAGGAGATGGTCCAGCAGCACCTGAGCGAGCCCGTGGCCACCTTCTTTCAAATCTTCTCTCAGCTGCACGAGCTTCGGCACCAG GATCTGAAGCTGGAGTCCGTGGGCCGCAGTGAGGGCCAGCTGCCAAAGGTGGCCTTCTCCGATGGGCAGCTGCGGCTGGTGGACCCCACCCTGCTGGACGAGCTGCAGAAGGTGTTCACCTTGGAGATGGCGTATACGATCTACGTGCCCTTCTCCTGCCTGTTGG GTGACATCATCCGGAAGATCGTCCCCAACCACGAGCTGGTGGGGGAGCTGGCGGGGCTGTATCTGGAGAGCATGAGCCCAAGCCATCGCAGCCCTGCCAGCGTGGAGCCCACCGCGCCCAGCACTGGCCCTGAGTGGGACCCCCAGGGTGGGGGCTGCCCCCAGGACGACGGCCACTCGGGGACCTTTGGGAGCGTCCTGGTCGGGAACCGCATCCAGATCCCCGATGACTCCCAGCCTGAGAGCCCCGGCCCGCTGGGCCCCATCTCCGGGGTGGGTGGCGGGGACCTCAGCAGCCAGAGCGAGGACAACGTGCTGAAGCGGAAGCTGCCGCGGAGCGTGCACGGCCTGAGTGGGAACTGGCTGGCGCACTGGCAGTACGAGATCGGCGTGAACCAGCAGGATGCCCACTTTCGCTTCCACCAGATCCGCCTGCAGAGCTTCCCCGGCCACTCAGGGGCTGTCAAGTGTGTGGTGCCCCTGAGCAGCGAGGACTTCTTCCTGAGTGGCAGCAAGGACCGCACCGTGCGCCTCTGGCCCCTCTACAACTCTGGGGACGGCACCAGTGAGACAGCCTCACGCCTCGTCTATGCCCAGCACCGCAAGAGTGTCTTCTTTGTGGGCCAGCTTGAGGCCCCGCAGTGTgtggtgagctgtgacggggctgTGCACGTCTGGGACCCCTTCACAG GGAAGACCCTTCGCATGGTGGAGCCGTCGGACAGCCGGGTGCCCCTGACCGCTGTGGCTGTCATGCCCGCCCCCCACACCAGCATCACCATGGCCAGCTCTGACTCGACCCTGCGCTTTGTAGACTGCCGGAAGCCTGGCCTGCAG CATGAGTTCCGCCTGAGCAGCGGGCTGAACCCTGGGCTTGTCCGCTCCCTGGCTGTCAGCCCCAGCGGCCGGAGTGTGGTGGCCGGCTTCTCCTCGGGCTTCATGGTGCTCCTGGACACCCGTACGGGCCTGGTTCTGCGTGGCTGGCCTGCCCATGAAGGGGACATCCTGCAGATCAAG GCGGTGGAGGGCAGCGTCCTGGTCAGCTCCTCCTCTGACCACTCCTTGACTGTCTGGAAggagctggagcagaagcccacgcatcactaCAAGTCCACCTCCGACCCTATCCACACCTTCGACTTGTACGGCAGCGAGGTGGTAACTGGCACCGTGGCCAACAAGATTGGCGTCTGCTCCCTGCTTGAGCCGCCTTCCCAGGCCACCACCAAGCTCAGCTCCGAGAACTTCCGTGGCACGCTCACCAGCCTGGCCTTGCTGCCCACCAAACGCCACCTCCTGCTGGGTTCAGACAACGGGGTCATCCGCCTCCTGGCATAG
- the WDR81 gene encoding WD repeat-containing protein 81 isoform X2 — protein sequence MALGSRGREVALTTEAEGWSPPPSPDMEKLLRSVERDLNIDARQLAPAPGGTHVVALVPARWLASLRERRLPPGPCPRAEGLGEAEVRTLLQRSVQRLPPGWTRVEVHGLRKQRLSYPLGSLPFEEGSGSPETLTRFMQDVAAQNYRNLWRHAYHTYGQPYSHSPAPAAVPALDSVRQALQRVYGCPFLPVGEAPQCPSHARDGPCPPRGSPASPSLLRAEALLESPEMLYVVHPYVQFCLHDVVAFSPAKLANSQAKVLFILFRVLRAMDACHRQGLACGALSLHHIAVDEKLCSELRLDLSAYEKLREEEDEEISVARKGAGLEPGEEGGGGPGCPTCQEELRDLVLDWVHGRISNFHYLMQLNRLAGRRQGDPNYHPVLPWVVDFTTPRGRFRDLRKSKFRLNKGDKQLDFTYEMTRQAFVAGGAGGGEPPHVPHHISDVLSDITYYVYKARRTPRSVLCGHVRAQWEPHEYPASMERMQSWTPDECIPEFYTDPSIFCSIHPDMPDLDVPAWCSSSQEFVAAHRALLESREVSQDLHHWIDLTFGYKLQGKEAVKEKNVCLHLVDAHTHLTSYGVVQLFDQPHPRRLAGAPALAPEPPLIPRLLFQTIQESTGREDFPAQLANGTGRPVLEAAPREAAWARDMPVVGEDDLEQATEALDSISLTGKAGDQLGPSSSSSSSHAPPGLLPFSGASTSRPGRRNKAAGVDPGEGEEGKILLPEGFGPLQALEEVEKLGNFLTKGLGGRLEVPPQPQVQRAVLLRDLFHRDMQALGVLLAEMVFATRIRTLPPDAPLWVRFEAVRGLCTRHPKEVPVSLQPVLDTLLQLSGRQGPVVAGRGKLDPLFEYRPVSQGLPPPCPAQLLSPFSSVVPFPSYFPALHKFILLYQARRVEDEAQGRELVFALWQQLGAVLGDITPEGLEILLPFVLSLMSEEHTAVYTAWYLFEPVAKALGPKNANRYLLKPLIGAYESPCRLHGRFYLYTDCFVAQLMVRLGLQAFLVHLLPHVLQVLAGVEASQEESKGLAGAAEDEESGLPGARPSSCAFGEEIQMDGEPAASSGLGLLDYTSGVSFHDQADLPETEDFQAGLYVAESPQPQEAEAVSLGRLSDKSSSSETSLGEERVADEGGAPVDKSSLRSGDSSQDLKQSEGSEEEEEEEEGCVVLDEGEGEGEQDEVPEASELTLSNTVLSMDTVVAGDGGADGEEEEEPLTEQSEGKEQKILLDTACKMVRWLSAKLGPTVASRHVARNLLRLLTSCYVGPTQQQFTVSSGESPPLNVGNIYQKRPVLGDLVSGPVLSCLLHVAHLYGEPVLTYQYLPYISYLVAPGSTSGPSRLNSRKEAGLLAAVTLTQKIIVYLSDTTLMDILPRISHEVLLPVLSFLTSLVTGFPSGAQARTVLCMKTISLIALICLRIGQEMVQQHLSEPVATFFQIFSQLHELRHQDLKLESVGRSEGQLPKVAFSDGQLRLVDPTLLDELQKVFTLEMAYTIYVPFSCLLGDIIRKIVPNHELVGELAGLYLESMSPSHRSPASVEPTAPSTGPEWDPQGGGCPQDDGHSGTFGSVLVGNRIQIPDDSQPESPGPLGPISGVGGGDLSSQSEDNVLKRKLPRSVHGLSGNWLAHWQYEIGVNQQDAHFRFHQIRLQSFPGHSGAVKCVVPLSSEDFFLSGSKDRTVRLWPLYNSGDGTSETASRLVYAQHRKSVFFVGQLEAPQCVVSCDGAVHVWDPFTGERAQGRPFAWWSRRTAGCP from the exons ATGGCCCTGGGGAGCAGGGGGCGGGAAGTCGCTCTTACCACCGAGGCCGAGGGCTGGTCACCGCCCCCGAGCCCCGACATGGAGAAGCTGCTCCGGAGCGTGGAGAGAGACCTGAACATCGATGCCCGGCAGCTGGCTCCAGCCCCGGGGGGCACCCACGTGGTGGCCCTAGTGCCTGCGCGCTGGCTGGCCAGCCTCCGCGAGCGCCGGCTGCCCCCGGGACCGTGTCCCCGCGCTGAAGGCCTGGGCGAAGCGGAAGTCAGAACTCTCCTGCAACGCTCCGTGCAGAGGCTGCCGCCCGGTTGGACGCGAGTGGAGGTACACGGGCTGCGGAAACAGAGGCTCTCCTACCCGCTGGGCTCCCTGCCTTTTGAGGAGGGGTCCGGCAGCCCGGAGACCCTCACTCGCTTCATGCAGGATGTGGCTGCCCAGAATTATCGCAACCTGTGGCGCCACGCATATCACACTTATGGGCAGCCCTATAGTCACAGTCCTGCCCCTGCAGCTGTCCCTGCCCTGGACTCAGTACGACAAGCTCTGCAGAGGGTCTATGGTTGCCCCTTCCTGCCAGTGGGCGAAGCTCCCCAGTGCCCATCACATGCCAGAGATGGCCCCTGTCCTCCTCGGGGCAGCCCTGCCTCTCCCAGTCTTCTGAGAGCTGAGGCGCTGTTGGAGTCGCCAGAGATGTTGTATGTGGTGCACCCCTACGTGCAGTTCTGCCTGCACGATGTGGTCGCCTTCAGCCCTGCCAAGCTGGCCAACAGCCAAGCCAAGGTGCTCTTCATTCTCTTCCGCGTGCTGAGGGCCATGGACGCCTGTCACCGCCAGGGACTGGCCTGTGGGGCCCTGTCTTTGCACCACATCGCTGTAGATGAGAAGCTTTGCAGTGAGCTACGGCTGGACCTGAGCGCTTACgagaagctcagagaggaggAGGATGAGGAGATCTCTGTAGCAAGAAAGGGGGCAGGCCTTGagcctggagaggagggaggagggggacctGGGTGTCCCACCTGCCAGGAGGAACTTAGGGACCTCGTGCTAGACTGGGTCCACGGCCGCATCAGCAACTTCCACTACCTCATGCAGCTGAATCGGTTGGCAGGTCGGCGGCAGGGGGACCCCAACTACCACCCAGTGCTGCCCTGGGTGGTGGACTTCACCACGCCCCGGGGGCGCTTCCGAGACCTGCGCAAGTCCAAGTTCCGCCTCAACAAGGGGGATAAACAGCTGGACTTCACGTATGAGATGACGCGGCAGGCGTTTGTGGCAGGTggcgcggggggcggggagccACCGCACGTTCCTCACCACATCTCTGACGTGCTTTCTGACATCACATACTATGTGTACAAAGCTCGGCGCACACCCCGGTCGGTGCTCTGTGGACACGTGCGGGCGCAGTGGGAGCCCCATGAGTATCCTGCAAGCATGGAGCGTATGCAGAGCTGGACACCTGATGAGTGCATCCCCGAGTTCTACACCGATCCCTCCATCTTCTGCTCCATCCACCCTGACATGCCTGACCTGGACGTGCCGGCCTGGTGCAGCTCCAGCCAGGAGTTCGTGGCTGCCCACCGGGCGCTGCTGGAGAGCCGAGAGGTGTCCCAGGACCTACACCACTGGATTGACCTCACCTTTGGCTACAAACTCCAGGGCAAGGAGGCCGTGAAGGAGAAGAATGTGTGTCTGCACCTGGTGGACGCCCACACGCACCTGACCAGCTACGGCGTGGTGCAGCTCTTTGACCAGCCGCACCCCCGGCGCCTGGCCGGGGCCCCTGCTCTGGCCCCTGAGCCTCCACTCATCCCCAGGCTGTTGTTCCAGACCATCCAGGAGAGCACAGGCCGGGAGGACTTCCCAGCACAGCTTGCGAATGGAACGGGCAGGCCGGTTTTGGAGGCCGCTCCCCGTGAGGCTGCCTGGGCCAGGGACATGCCCGTGGTGGGGGAGGATGACTTGGAGCAGGCCACAGAAGCTCTGGATTCCATCTCCCTCACTGGGAAGGCAGGTGACCAGCtgggcccctcctcctcctcctcttctagtCACGCCCCTCCAGGCCTCCTGCCTTTCTCGGGGGCCTCAACCTCTCGACCAGGCCGCCGGAACAAAGCTGCTGGGGTAGACCCCGGGGAAGGTGAGGAGGGCAAGATTCTTCTTCCGGAGGGCTTCGGTCCTCTGCAGGCTCTGGAAGAGGTGGAGAAGCTGGGCAACTTCTTGACCAAAGGCCTGGGGGGCCGCTTGGAGGTGCCTCCGCAGCCCCAGGTCCAGCGCGCCGTGCTGCTGCGGGACCTCTTCCATCGGGACATGCAGGCGCTGGGCGTCCTGCTGGCTGAGATGGTGTTTGCCACCAGGATCCGGACGCTGCCGCCTGATGCGCCTTTGTGGGTACGCTTCGAGGCTGTTCGGGGGCTCTGCACACGCCATCCCAAGGAGGTCCCTGTGTCTCTGCAGCCCGTGCTGGACACGCTCCTGCAGCTCAGTGGCCGTCAAGGCCCCGTGGTTGCAGGGAGGGGCAAGCTGGACCCGCTGTTCGAGTACAGGCCCGTCTCCCAGGGGTTGCCCCCGCCCTGCCCGGCCCAGCTCCTCAGCCCCTTCAGCTCCGTGGTTCCCTTCCCTTCGTACTTCCCCGCGCTGCACAAGTTCATCCTCTTGTACCAGGCAAGGCGCGTGGAGGACGAGGCCCAGGGGCGGGAGCTGGTCTTTGCTCTGTGGCAGCAACTGGGTGCCGTTTTGGGTGACATCACCCCCGAGGGCCTGGAGATCTTGCTGCCTTTTGTGCTGTCGCTCATGTCTGAGGAGCACACAGCCGTGTATACGGCCTGGTACCTATTTGAACCTGTTGCCAAGGCACTGGGCCCCAAAAATGCTAACAGGTACCTACTGAAGCCGCTCATTGGTGCCTACGAGAGCCCCTGCCGGCTACACGGGCGCTTCTACCTGTACACCGACTGCTTTGTGGCCCAGCTGATGGTGCGGCTGGGCCTGCAGGCCTTTCTCGTCCACCTGCTGCCCCACGTCCTGCAGGTGCTGGCGGGTGTGGAGGCCTCCCAGGAAGAAAGCAAGGGCCTGGCGGGGGCTGCAGAGGATGAGGAAAGTGGGCTCCCGGGGGCCAGGCCTAGCTCCTGTGCCTTTGGGGAGGAGATCCAGATGGACGGGGAGCCTGCTGCCTCCTCGGGCCTGGGGCTCCTGGACTACACGTCTGGCGTCAGCTTCCACGACCAGGCCGACCTCCCCGAGACAGAGGACTTCCAGGCCGGGCTCTACGTGGCCGagtcccctcagccccaggaGGCTGAGGCCGTGAGCCTGGGCCGGCTGAGTGACAAGAGCAGCAGCAGCGAGACATCCCTGGGCGAGGAGCGGGTGGCAGACGAGGGGGGCGCCCCGGTGGACAAGAGCAGCCTCAGGTCGGGTGACAGCAGCCAGGACTTGAAGCAAAGCGAGGGCtccgaggaggaagaggaggaggaggagggctgtGTGGTGTTGgacgagggggagggggagggggagcaggatGAGGTCCCCGAGGCGTCTGAGCTCACGCTGTCCAACACGGTGCTGTCCATGGATACGGTCGTGGCCGGTGACGGCGGGGCTGacggggaggaagaagaggaaccaCTGACCGAGCAGTCGGAGGGCAAAGAGCAGAAGATCCTTCTTG ATACGGCCTGCAAGATGGTCCGCTGGCTGTCCGCCAAGCTCGGCCCCACCGTGGCCTCTCGCCACGTGGCCCGGAACCTGCTCCGCCTGCTGACGTCGTGTTATGTGG GGCCCACCCAGCAGCAGTTCACCGTGAGCAGTGGCGAGAGCCCCCCGCTGAACGTGGGCAACATCTACCAGAAGAGACCAGTACTGGGCGATCTAGTATCGGGGCCTGTGCTCAGCTGCCTCCTCCACGTCGCCCACCTGTACGGGGAGCCCGTCCTCACCTACCAGTACCTGCCCTACATCAGCTACCTG GTGGCCCCGGGTAGTACCTCAGGCCCCAGTCGACTGAACAGCCGCAAGGAGGCGGGGCTGCTGGCAGCGGTGACTCTGACCCAGAAGATCATCGTGTACCTCTCAGACACCACCCTCATGGACATCCTGCCCCGTATCAGCCACGAGGTCTTGCTGCCCGTGCTCAGCTTCCTCACTTCCCTCGTCACGGG GTTCCCAAGTGGAGCCCAGGCCCGGACTGTCCTGTGTATGAAAACCATTAGCCTCATCGCCCTCATCTGCCTGCGCATCGGACAGGAGATGGTCCAGCAGCACCTGAGCGAGCCCGTGGCCACCTTCTTTCAAATCTTCTCTCAGCTGCACGAGCTTCGGCACCAG GATCTGAAGCTGGAGTCCGTGGGCCGCAGTGAGGGCCAGCTGCCAAAGGTGGCCTTCTCCGATGGGCAGCTGCGGCTGGTGGACCCCACCCTGCTGGACGAGCTGCAGAAGGTGTTCACCTTGGAGATGGCGTATACGATCTACGTGCCCTTCTCCTGCCTGTTGG GTGACATCATCCGGAAGATCGTCCCCAACCACGAGCTGGTGGGGGAGCTGGCGGGGCTGTATCTGGAGAGCATGAGCCCAAGCCATCGCAGCCCTGCCAGCGTGGAGCCCACCGCGCCCAGCACTGGCCCTGAGTGGGACCCCCAGGGTGGGGGCTGCCCCCAGGACGACGGCCACTCGGGGACCTTTGGGAGCGTCCTGGTCGGGAACCGCATCCAGATCCCCGATGACTCCCAGCCTGAGAGCCCCGGCCCGCTGGGCCCCATCTCCGGGGTGGGTGGCGGGGACCTCAGCAGCCAGAGCGAGGACAACGTGCTGAAGCGGAAGCTGCCGCGGAGCGTGCACGGCCTGAGTGGGAACTGGCTGGCGCACTGGCAGTACGAGATCGGCGTGAACCAGCAGGATGCCCACTTTCGCTTCCACCAGATCCGCCTGCAGAGCTTCCCCGGCCACTCAGGGGCTGTCAAGTGTGTGGTGCCCCTGAGCAGCGAGGACTTCTTCCTGAGTGGCAGCAAGGACCGCACCGTGCGCCTCTGGCCCCTCTACAACTCTGGGGACGGCACCAGTGAGACAGCCTCACGCCTCGTCTATGCCCAGCACCGCAAGAGTGTCTTCTTTGTGGGCCAGCTTGAGGCCCCGCAGTGTgtggtgagctgtgacggggctgTGCACGTCTGGGACCCCTTCACAGGTGAGCGGGCCCAG GGAAGACCCTTCGCATGGTGGAGCCGTCGGACAGCCGGGTGCCCCTGA